GTGGCTTTTGATAGTACATGTTGGAAGATTCAGGCATCACAGACAGAAGGATTTCTGGGGAATAGTCGAGAAGGGTTTTGTGAGACCAATTGATGTAGATTTTAATTCGACGGGAGCCTTCTTGAAAAGAGTAATGGGGAGCTCATACAAGATTAAAGATTTTTTGTCTGATGAAAGCTTTGATCTTTCGGATCTTGAATTCCTTTCACCGATCACCAAGCCCTGCAGGGTTATATGCCAGGGGAAGAACTATTTGGATCATCTTCTGGACACAGGAATAAGAGAAGAAGATAAACAGTTCAATATGTTTTTCAACAAGTCATCGGCATCGATTGTAAGCCCCGGTTCACCTATTTTTAGGCCGGTAGGAGTTCGACTTCTTGATTATGAAATCGAGCTAGGCCTTGTCATTAAAGCTCCGGTAAACCGAAAGATAGAAATCGATTCCTCGAAATTGCAGGAGTATGTTGGCGGGTTAATTATTGGAAACGACATATCGGCAAGGGACATTCAGTTACCTCAAAGCCAGTTTTTCAAGGGGAAGAGTTATCGTTCATTTTGCCCACTAGGGCCATTCATGGCGATTGTCGATGGTGAAGACATGAAGTACATAGAAAACCTCACTATTGAACTGAAGGTAAATGGGTTAGTTAAGCAGAGTGCTTCGACTTCAAATATGATTTACAAACCTCATGAGACACTGTCGGAATTGAGCCACTTCTCCGACCTTGATCCGGGAGATGTTATTCTAACCGGCACTCCCAAGGGGACTGCGCTAAGTCAGAAAAAGGGATTTCGTGCTTGGTTCAGGAGGCTTCTTTCAGAATCGAAGAGATGGGAGCTGTTTATTAAAGATCAAGAGGAAAGCGGAAGGTACTTGAAACCCGGAGACATCATTGAGTCTAGAATATTCTCTTCAGATGGCAAAGTTAATCTTGGTTTGCAAAGAAACACAGTTGTTGATGAGGGGGAAGCAAATTATGCTGGGAATTATCTGTGATTCAGTAGTTGATCTTCCTGTGGAGCTGGCTGAAAGAGATGACGTATACGTTGTTCCAGTAATGGTAGTCCTTGGGGAAAAATCCTTTCGCGAAGGTGTCGAGATCAGCAGAGCCGAAATTGCCGATTATCTGGAGAACAACTTCGCCAGAACATCACTGCCCAGCCCGGGCGATGTTTTGGAAGCCTTTGAAACAATGTATTCAAGAGGGTATGATGAACTTCTTGTCGTGAATCTTTCAAGCGGACTTAGCGGTACTCACAATCTATTCAAAACGACAGGAGAGCAGTTCGCCAGCACTCATGAATCGGTGGCTATTGAGTATGTTGATTCCCTCTCCCTTTCTGGCGGTATCGCAATGCTTATTTACAAGGCTATTAGTATGAAAGAAATGGGAGACTCTCTTTGGATTATTTCCTCTGATCTCAAAAGCAGAGCCGGAACGAAGAATATCGTCTTCTTCGTTTTGCCGACGCTTAAGTACCTAAAGCAGAGTGGAAGAATTGGTAGGCTTGAAGGTTCAGTGGGCGAGATTCTAAATGTGAAACCTATTGGCACAATCAGTAGCAATGGAGTCTTTACGCTTTCTGGAAAGGCTAGAGGTATGAAGAAAGCAGTTGAGAAGATGGTGGATCGGCTAATGGATGCCGTAAAGGGCAAGAAAGTCCTTTGTCTAGCGCTATATCATTCCGGTGACGAGAGGGAAACCATATCCCTTGTCGACTGGGCGAGAAAAAGGATTTCTTCTCTATCGGAGACTCTACTCACTGGAGAGCTATCGTCTGGAATTCTTGTTCACGGTGGAAAGGGAATAATTGGAATAGGTGCACTAATTGCTTAGAAAGGAAATAGGCGCTTGGTCTCCAGGCGTTCTGGCACTAGTGAAAAAGCAAAGTCGAATAAATCACTTGGAAAGTGAAACGATCGATCCATGTGTGAGCATGAAAGAGTAATCCAATAATAACAGAAGTATTTTAGAGAAAACCGCCCCTTATCGTCTCTTGCGTTCATTATTTACTCAAAATGACTTCAGATCGATTCTAGGTTTGCTTTGATTTCATTAATCATATTGTTATAATGGAAGCGATTCCATTATAACATAATATTGAGGAGCGATTGGCTTGAAAAAGCCCACCATAAAAGATGTTGCATCTCTTTCCGGAGTTGGAACCGGTACCGTTTCTAGAGTTTTGAATGGCGGTTCCGTTAAGGCGACAACGAGAATCAAGGTAATTCAAGCCATTGAAAAACTTGGATATCAGCCGAACCAGATGGCAAGAACACTCGCGGGCGGAAAGACGAGAAGAATTCTCTTCTTGATGCCCGAAGTGCGGACGGAGTTTCACTGGAGAGTAATGAAATCGTTTGATGATTTTTTAGATATGATGAATTACGAGATGGTTATATACCCTGTGTTTTCCGACAGAAGGTTAAACAGACTCAAGATGGATTCTTCTTTGCTTGAGGGCTCAGATGGAGCAGTAATTTGCACAATGAACACAGAATTTTTGTCAAGGAACTACATAGATTTCGGATCCAACATTGTGTTCTTTGAAGCACATTCAGAGGATTCTGATTGTGTTTACCTGGATAACAACATGGGAGGTAAGATGGCTGCGGAGTTACTTATAGAATGTGGCTCGAGTGATTTCTTCGTTATCTCTTTTGAGGAAGAGAACACGATTCTCGCAACAGAGAATTTTGAGAAGAGGATAGAGGGTTTTACTGCTGTCCTAGAGAAAAAGGGGTATGAATTCATTCAGGAGAATCTCGTGTACTCATCTTTCTTCTTCGAAACTGCGCATGAAAAGATTGCCGAGATACTTACTGAACACGACAAGCCTGGAATATTCGCTTTGGCAGACAATTTCGCCCTTGAGGTGCTTCAAACAGCTTCGGCTTTGAAGAAGATACCCGGTAAGGATTTCTTCCTCATCGGTTACGACAATCAAAGCTGGACCGAAAGAGCGGGTCTAACTACCATCGAGCAGCCGATGGAAGATATGGGAAGAAAGACGGCGGAATTGATAATTCAGAAGATAGAAGCTCCGGGGCAATACATTCAGCCTGTAAAATTCCTGCCCAAAATGAAGCGCAGGAGGACGGCCTGACTTTATCCCCAGTCATGAGGAGGATTTATGGCCAGGAAAGATAAGCTGACTTTGGCTCAGAAAGAACAAAGGACTGCCTACAAACTGCTTGTTCCAGCTCTGTTGATCTTAGCGGCTGTTGCATTTTATCCATTGTTTCAGGTCTTCTATACCAGTCTTACTGACAAGGTGTTTGCTTCCGGAACTGACGAGGCACCGAAGTTCATAGGTATTGAGAACTATAAGAGTCTTCTCGGACTTACTATTCAGGAGTTGCCGCCTATTATGGATGAAACGACAGGAGATCCC
This window of the Mesotoga sp. BH458_6_3_2_1 genome carries:
- a CDS encoding fumarylacetoacetate hydrolase family protein — its product is MIVHVGRFRHHRQKDFWGIVEKGFVRPIDVDFNSTGAFLKRVMGSSYKIKDFLSDESFDLSDLEFLSPITKPCRVICQGKNYLDHLLDTGIREEDKQFNMFFNKSSASIVSPGSPIFRPVGVRLLDYEIELGLVIKAPVNRKIEIDSSKLQEYVGGLIIGNDISARDIQLPQSQFFKGKSYRSFCPLGPFMAIVDGEDMKYIENLTIELKVNGLVKQSASTSNMIYKPHETLSELSHFSDLDPGDVILTGTPKGTALSQKKGFRAWFRRLLSESKRWELFIKDQEESGRYLKPGDIIESRIFSSDGKVNLGLQRNTVVDEGEANYAGNYL
- a CDS encoding DegV family protein; the encoded protein is MLGIICDSVVDLPVELAERDDVYVVPVMVVLGEKSFREGVEISRAEIADYLENNFARTSLPSPGDVLEAFETMYSRGYDELLVVNLSSGLSGTHNLFKTTGEQFASTHESVAIEYVDSLSLSGGIAMLIYKAISMKEMGDSLWIISSDLKSRAGTKNIVFFVLPTLKYLKQSGRIGRLEGSVGEILNVKPIGTISSNGVFTLSGKARGMKKAVEKMVDRLMDAVKGKKVLCLALYHSGDERETISLVDWARKRISSLSETLLTGELSSGILVHGGKGIIGIGALIA
- a CDS encoding LacI family DNA-binding transcriptional regulator encodes the protein MKKPTIKDVASLSGVGTGTVSRVLNGGSVKATTRIKVIQAIEKLGYQPNQMARTLAGGKTRRILFLMPEVRTEFHWRVMKSFDDFLDMMNYEMVIYPVFSDRRLNRLKMDSSLLEGSDGAVICTMNTEFLSRNYIDFGSNIVFFEAHSEDSDCVYLDNNMGGKMAAELLIECGSSDFFVISFEEENTILATENFEKRIEGFTAVLEKKGYEFIQENLVYSSFFFETAHEKIAEILTEHDKPGIFALADNFALEVLQTASALKKIPGKDFFLIGYDNQSWTERAGLTTIEQPMEDMGRKTAELIIQKIEAPGQYIQPVKFLPKMKRRRTA